AGAGAAGGCGATCGGCTCCACCAGGAAGGAGTAATCGGTGCCTTTGAACAGCAGAAACACCACCAGTGAAATAATGGTGATTTCTTTCAGACGATCAAACGTGGGTTGATGGGTCGCCAGCAGGCTGCCAAAGAAGAAGTAGGAAGAGAGCGAAATGAACTGTTTCGCCAGCGTATCGGCTTTGGCTCCGGTATACATCACCGTGAAGTAAAAGAACCATGCACAGGAAATGATGAAAATCGCTCCCCAGACTTTCAGCGGGTTTTTCTTCATCAGCGGCAGTACGAAGGGCAGCAGCACGTAGAGACTCAGCTCAGCCTTAATCGTCCACAGGGAGCCATCCAGCGGCTGGTTCGGGTTGCTGGTGAACACGCCCGGCAGTGAAGGCTGGATGAAGTTGAGGAACGAGAAGTTCGCTAGCAGATACTTGACGGTTTCTTTGTTTTTCAGAAAATCGACAATGGGCAGCGTCGTCAGGCACAGTCCAATCACGAAGCACATAATCACCACGAATATATACGCGGGTAAAATTCGTTGCGCACGCTTAATAAAATAAGAGGTGAGTGATTTACTTCTTAAGTAACTTTTTGCAATAAGAAAACCACTTATTGCGAAAAATCCTTTTACGGCAAAATCACTATTCAGAAAGTGAGCAAGGAAACGAATGTCAGGATTTCTGGTGACTTCTGCCGAATGCACCAGTAACACGATAAAGGCGAGCGATAGTCGGACGATGTCGAAGTTATTTTTTTCGTTCATATCTG
This genomic stretch from Pantoea cypripedii harbors:
- a CDS encoding acyltransferase family protein; amino-acid sequence: MNEKNNFDIVRLSLAFIVLLVHSAEVTRNPDIRFLAHFLNSDFAVKGFFAISGFLIAKSYLRSKSLTSYFIKRAQRILPAYIFVVIMCFVIGLCLTTLPIVDFLKNKETVKYLLANFSFLNFIQPSLPGVFTSNPNQPLDGSLWTIKAELSLYVLLPFVLPLMKKNPLKVWGAIFIISCAWFFYFTVMYTGAKADTLAKQFISLSSYFFFGSLLATHQPTFDRLKEITIISLVVFLLFKGTDYSFLVEPIAFSSVVILFCTNLCSEIKISQYGDLSYGMYLYHWPIIQVLQHFGVFNANAFLGLLMTIVITVALAYTSWNLLESRFLKRAHHTPPPIAGSAARD